The DNA sequence aCTTTAAAATTACATATACGACCTCTGAAAATGAAATAAAGAGGGTGAATCACACGAATCATAACCGCAGAAGCTCGTAAATAGCAGCGAGTGTGAATAAAAGAATCATTATAATCGATATAGATAATTCTCGCTTACAAATTATTATTGCGTGCCTGGTgtctatgtatatgtatgtatacatcTATTCTACTCTCTCCATTTCTCATCTACAATCAATTCATCTCTTCTCCGatcaaaaccctaaaaaaatcaatcactctctctctctctctctctctctctctctctctctctctctctctctctccaatcGACTAATCCTTTCCAGCCAAATTGATCTGTATCGGAGCGATTTGCATGCGAATTGACTCTCTCGATGTGTTGTAGTGCCAATTGCAAAACCTAATTGAGCTTCCGAGTCGTTATGTGAAGGTAAATCTCGCTCTTTACTTAATCTCTTTTCGGCTTTTTCGATATCGATATGCTGTGTATTGATTGAATTCAGTAAGGTTCTTGTGAATTGAGCTTGTAATTTGTGAAATTTAGGTGTTTCGTGATTGTGTTTTCGATTAGTTTCTTAATGCTCAATTTTGATTTAAGCAAGCATATTTTGAGTGACGTCAGCTGCAATTTGCTTCTATGTGTGTGCGTGCGCGCGATTAAGATGTTTATGTGTTTCAGAGATGTTTTGAATATGTTTTCAGTTGAGGTACTGATTATGTAATGCGGGATTAGTTCGTATATGTGAAGTTGTGCCCTTGATGCATATACACAGAATTTTGTTGACAGTGGCTGTAATTTTGCTGATGGGTAGTAGTTTTAGATGTCTATGTATATTGGATATGCTTAAATTTTGTTTACAGTTAAGGTACTGATATGGTTCAGTAAGATTATATAAAATCGTGGCTGTTAGGAGATGTCTTAAGTTTGGAACTCAGAAAGGCATTAATTAGGTGCTCCTGTCTTTTTATTAGACTCAGCAGTGTGATAGGTGATGTGGCAGGATATACTTGTCACCTGTGCAATGAATTTGTCTGGCTGCCGAGGAAATGTTATCCCTTTCATTTCTGACTTTTATGTAGCCATGTAGGAGAATTGTGTCTGGATGAGTCGAATGCATTTTAATATGAAACAAATATATGGCGATTATTGGATTTTTTGATGCTTTTCTACTTCATTAGGATTAGGATTTTTGATGTTTATGTGTTTCAGAGATGTTTTGAATATGTTTTCAGTTGAGGTACTGATTATGTAATGCGGGATTAGTTCGTATATGTGAAGTTGTGCCCTTGATGCATATACACAGAATTTTGTTGACAGTGGCTGTAATTTTGCTGATGGGTAGTAGTTTTAGATGTCTATGTATATCGGATATGCTTAAATTTTGTTTACAGTTAAGGTACTGATATGGTTCAGTAAGATTATATAAAATCGTGGCTGTTAGGAGATGTCTTAAGTTTGGAACTCAGAAAGGCATTAATTAGGTGCTCCTGTCTTTTTATTAGACTCAGCAGTGTGATAGGTGATGTGGCAGGATATACTTGTCACCTGTGCAATGAATTTGTCTGGCTGCCGAGGAAATGTTATCCCTTTCATTTCTGACTTTTATGTAGCCATGTAGGAGAATTGTGTCTGGATGAGTCGAATGCATTTTAATATGAAACAAATATATGGCGATTATTGGATTTTTTGATGCTTTTCTACTTCATTAGGATTTGCTTCTGATAAAGTAACAAGTATATAATTCTACTAAAAATGGTTATTTAAGTTTGTCACATGCATGAGCCTTTTAGATTAATATGTGGTGGCCGTATCCTTTACCATTATATTACTATACATATCACATTGATTCAGCTCTTCACCTactattcaaattattttattatatcacATGAGTGTTTGAAACATAGTTACAAGGAAACGGGTATGCTACCACGTACCGTGATCCAAATCGTTCGTACCTGAAACGCAAACGGAAACGTTCGGGGTCGCGACCTAGATCGCCGGAAGTGACGACccgcaagaacacacttcattcTTGTTCTGAACAATAGATCCATGTTTATGTCATATGataagtattttattttatcaataaatgtgtacttttatttgttattcaacatctttttctttaaaaaaattataaatgcataaattatcaagtaaaattgtatattataatggaatttatatatatgattatagaattctttttaaaaggaCCTGTTGTACCCATACGTTCCATCGTACCCATACGTTCCATCGTACCGGATTCACTAAAACTAATGTTCCACGTACCCGATTTCGTTTCCCCGTTTCGAATCGAACCAAGTCTTATGTAACTATGGTTTGAACTGGAGTACTGCACATGAACTTATCAGTTACCATCAATGATTGTATTTTTTGTGAATCTCGATAATGTGTTATTAAGGAGCACACTGAAATTTGAGATGAAAGAGTTGGTACACGATTGTAACATCTTAATGCTGAACTTACTCTTAGCTTGTTATggtaattatttaattagtaataagggtaattatttttttttaatagggTGATCTACTAGAACTTGATTCTTACCTTCATCTGTCATGTAGTACTGTATATGCAACTATACTTGCAGAACTCTCTACAAGTGACGCATAAGGATGGTATGATATGCATCAAGTTGGTGGTATTAGATGCAGGACCAAAGCCAGGATATAGAATTTTTTAAGTTTCAATATGAAGGTTGTGACACCCTGATCTATATTGGTTATCTCATATCTGCATgatttttaaatgtttattaCCTTTTTTAGCTTTATTAACAGAACACATACAAAAGAAATTAGACATCATTTCAAAACCTTTTCAAAATTATCTATGGGTTTTCCCCCAAAAAATTAATGTATAGTTCACTTTGCTAAGAAACAATATATTGGAAATCAAATTTCATGAAACTGCTATTCTCTGCGGCAAGTCCTTGGTCCTCTCAACATAAACGTTCATCTGATTTTGAACTAATACATAGTTCGTTTTGGTATGTCTTATACATGGCCGGAGGAAGTTTTGGAATAGTTTTTTCATTTCTTATGAATAAGATTTCTAGACATATGGAGTTGCAATTATCTATCCATCATAATGTTTTTATTGCAAGCCATGCTTAACTAGAGTATTCAGTAAAAGCATAGGCAATATTTACGTTCTGTCGCTCTACTTTTACTGTGGAACAATCATATTCGAAGCACTTTGCCAATATGAAAAGGTATAAGCTACTAAATCGACAGTTCACAAGGTATATCTACTTAATTTGCCATTCAAATTAGTTTTCTTAATGAGGCATCCGGGTGTATCCCGTGGGGCACAATATTATTTTCTCAAGAATATTACAGGAACGAATGACATTCCAAATGCTCTTAATTACCCTAAAGTTCATGAATTGTTTGTCATATTATCCACGCTTAATACTATTGCCTTTGTTTGTGTTATTGTCAACATCTGTCATTATGCTCAAGTGTCAACATGTACTATGGATGTGACTCTTTGTGTTTCTTGTTGTAAACAGCAATTTCAGCTGTAATTTTCAACTTGGTCTAAAATCCGGAGCTTGTGTACTCTGCAGAAAGCTATATTTTACATTTGATTTGGCCTATATTTTTTGCATTCTTCTATCTTGCAGCCTTTTTCGTGTCCCTAACATTTTGTTAGTTTACTTTGCATTTTTCAGACACTGATATGAATAGGCAAGAGTTCACAAATGCTATGACTGTAAAATCAAAGCAAAACGGCCTGGAGCTTATTAATTTTGATGGACACAGAGTGAACGAGGGAGAGTCCAACGTTGAAATATATGTAGGGTTAGAATTTGACTCTGCAGAAGATGCACAGGAGTTTTATAGTTTATATGCAGCACATTTAGGATTCAGGATTAGGGTTGGTCAGTTGTATCGGTCAAGGACCGATGGGTCAGTTATATCTCGAAGATTTGTTTGTTCTAAGGAGGGTTTCCAGACAAACGCAAGAACAGGCTGTCCAGCTTTTGTTAGAGTACAGAAAAATGACAATGAGAGATGGGCAATTGCAAATATCCACACAGAACATAATCATGAGCTGGAACTTCCGGGTCAAATTTGTCCACCTCAAACACAAAGGAAGCCCCTGCCCGCCACAAGAGCAGAACCTGTGTCCACGAGAACTGGTATTAGATCACATGAGTGGGATAATCCACCTAATGTGATTGATCTCAAGCGTCATAAAAGGGAGGAGGCGGAAGGAGAGTCTACAGTAGGATTTAGCGGAGATCCTTATAAAGGTCTTGAATTTGGTTCAGCTGATGAGGCTTACAGATTCTACCATTCATATGCTGCTAATGTCGGGTTCAGAGTTCGGATTGGGCAGTTATTTCGCTCAAAAAATGATGGCTCAATTACATCGCGAAGATTTGTGTGCTCAAAAGAAGGGCATcaacatccttcaagagtaggTTGCTCTGCATTTATGAGGatacaaagacaagaaacaggACTGTGGGTGGTTGACCGTCTTCTTCTGGAGCACAATCATGAACTCAGTTTTCCAACAGAAGCTACTAAAAAAAGATCAGGTGCTTCAAAGGTATGTAAAGAAGAAGTTATGGGTGAGTTAGAAAATTTAGATTTAGTTGAGACAAATGGAGGCTTCAGCCTTGTTAAAAGAGGACGGGAAAGTAACATAGGAAGTGATTGGTATGGTGTGCTATTAGAATATTTTCAATCTCGGCAAGCAGAAGACCTAGGATTCTTCTATGCTATTGAAGCAGATGAGGGTAAATGCATGAATGTGTTTTGGGCTGATGGTCGGTCTAGATTTTCTTGCTCTCAATTTGGCGATACAGTCTTTTTCGATACGACATATAGGAGATTTAGTTATACTGTGCCATTTGCTTCTTTTGTTGGGGTTAATCATCACAGACAACCGGTGCTTATGGGGTGTGCTTTAATTGCTGATGAATCGGAGGAGTCTTTTACCTGGGTGTTTCAGTCATGGCTTAAAGCAATGGCTGGGCGATATCCGTTGTCAATAATAGCTGATCAAGACAAGGCCATCCAACATTCAATTGCAAATGTGTTTCCTGGCACTCATCATCGATTTTCTGCCTCGCAAATCATGGTTAAGGAACAGGAGAATTTAGGTGCATTACTTTCAATGGATAACGAGTTCAGATATGAATATGAAACATGTGTTTCACAGTGTCAGACGGGAAATGAATTTGATTCTGCATGGAACAGGCTTGTCACGAAATACAACTTGAGAGAGAATATTTGGCTAAAGGAAATGTACAGAATGCGCAAAAGTTGGGTTCCTTTATATTTGAGGGGCACCTTTTTTGCAGGCATCCTTGTGGATGGAAGCATGAAGCCTTATTTTGGCACACTTTTGACTGCCCAGACACCTCTTAATGAATTCCTGTTAAGATATGAGAAAGGTCTTGAGCAACGCCGTGAGGAAGAAAGAAAAGAGGATTTCAATTCGTTCAACATACAAGTAGCCCTGCACACGAAAGACCCCATTGAGGAACAATGTCGAAGGCTCTATACAATTACAAtgttcaaagtatttcagaaaGAACTCCTGGAATGCTATGGTTATGTCgggataaaattaaatatggaAGGAGTTATTAGTAGATTCATGGTGCAGAAGTGTGGCAATGGAGATGAGAGGAGCACTGTTGCCGTCAATGCTTCCAATCTCAATATCAGTTGTAGTTGTAGGATGTTTGAGTGTGAAGGGATTCTCTGTAGGCATGCGTTAAAGGTATTTCAGATAATGAATGTTAGAGAACTTCCCTCTCGTTACATTTTACATCGGTGGACCAAGAATGCCAAGTATGGTATTCTAAGGGATACTGATTCAGGAGGAGGTCAAGATTATAAGGCCTTAATGTTGTGGAGTTTAAGAGAAGAAGCGGGTAGCTATATTGAGGCAGGGGTAACATCGCTTGAAAAGTACAAACTAGCATTTGAGATAATTCAAGAGGGCAGAAGAACTCTTTCCTGGCCAAGCTAGAAGAAATCAAGGTGAGGCACGTCATTGCTCTGAATTTAAGCTTTCCTGTTCTTTTGCTTATGCCTTATTGAGTCTGAAGGgaaactttaatttttttaatccaactTCAACTATTGACAAAACCTAATTGCATCTTTCAACTTCTGTCTTTCATCAGTGGTTTGCCTGCATCACCAATGAAAAATTGATTCCCAACAAATTTAAGTGCTGAACCTGATCAAGGATTTTAAAAGCACAGGTTTTAAATTAGTTGAACAGGAAGTACTGTTTGCCTTTTGATTAGTTACTTGTGATTGCTAATACTTGGAGTTTGTGTGTTAGAATGTCGAGTTTACATCTGAAACTATTGAAGTGTCTAGGCCTATCTGAACTCCCTAAAACCAGTTTTTTATGCTTCTCACATTTCAGTTGGTCATTTATTCTTGAACAAATCTAGAACCTAGCAAACCATGTACTGGGAAGGGAGTAATGAAAATTACTATTTTAGTGCTAAGATCTGGGTATCATGTTAAGCCTGTGGAATTTTTATCAATTGCAATAAAGATTTTGACCATGGCATTTAGACCTGGATCTGTGTCGTGTAACTAAATCTTTCTGTTGATGTACAAAATTACTGGGTCTGCCATGCACATGTTCACTTCGTATCATACCGGTTCTCTTGACGGATACATTAACATGTTCTCATCTTGTGATCTCTGTTGCTGCCAGGAATCTTATTTGGAAGGTTAACCTTGGATCACATACCAGAGTTTTGGGGGAACTGCTCAAGAAGCCTTAGCATATGCTGTTGATTTCAAACCAAAGGGCAGACAATTGCTTTTTGAGATGTTTTTCTTAAACTTAAAACTGATGTCTTAATACTTTTGGTTCACATCAGAATCTGACATTGCCTTTTCATGTTTTGTTAACTTCTAATTTCAATGGTTTGAGCCTATGAATGACAATGGTCTGTCTCGTTTCTTGTATGTTGGTAGCAAGTCTAGCAATCAATGTTTAATATCCTCAGGGCAGTTTCTGGAAGCTTGAGTATAGTTGCCTCCTTTCATTTCTAAACATGCTAACGTATACTCCATTTACAAAAGGAGGGTTTTTTTTTAGCGGTTTTCTTATTTTTACGTTCTTTTTTTCCCCTGGGATGAAGGTGACTTGATATATTTGACAATAAACGCTTCTTTAGCTAATGTTCTATGGAAAGATCTGTTGGCTTCCCATAGGAGTGGAATGAGTTTGAACTAAGAAATCAATATCGAGATTATATATGGTTCAACAATTTCGATATTTGTTGGCTCTGACACGAGTGGAATcgagttttgaaatgtaaataattgaATGAGGTATTATAGAAGAAATTGGAACAGAGGAAGTCTTGGCGTATTAGTGATGCTAAATTACACTATGCAATGGGCTACACGGGTTGGGTCATTTAGTTTTACCGTTCTGGACTCCTTGTGATTTGAAAATCGAATCGCACTACTTAAAACCCtcatgatttaaaaaaaaacagaattaCACTATTTAAAACTAAATCTGTACATATCATAAACTGGCTTagtttcaattttcaaatttaaaacgtGCATTTTTGTGATTTAAATTTCGATTTTAGGTGCAAACAGTACCACATGAAGAGGTTATTGCATTCAATCCCGTTTTGATTGTGATAAATGCCTTCGATGCATGTTTTGTCATTTAAAAAAAGCTCGATGCATGTTTGGTCATTAAAAAAAAGCTTTACATTCGCataatgtttttaatttattatttaataggtGTTTACTATGTGGCATTACATGAACGTCTCCAACGATATTGGTTAAATTGAACGTCTCCAACGATATTGGTTAAATTGAACATGTAagattttatgtataatttactcttatattgtataatttgtAAGATATTTTGTTTCGATGGTACTGATTATAGTGAtcgattatatttaaaaatgatatgttattattatttcaaaatttatatatataatagatgatGCAAAATCTGTTGCTATAAGTTGGTCAATATAACTATCATCTGGTTATACTTTTTAACAAAACTTcgttattatttataattttaattttaattatgatgcggtctattaaattttaactaagGATTTTGGATCATGAAATATTGAAATCTCAGGAAATAATCTTCTAATtgattgtaagtttgtaactgtCGTTGGCCAACTCAGCAGAGCCCATCTCTAAAATCAAATCGATATTTCATTCCGAATAAAAACCGAGGGTTTGGAGTTGGGACATATCATATGCAATGGGTTCGCACAAGTAGTAACTAGGGTTCGCAGAGGAGAAACTTTCATACCCCAAATCCAGGTTGTCATCTACTTTACTAATTGCTTGTGTGTTGACTGTGTAATAACCATTGACGTTGTCAACTTATTTACTTGTAAATATAGAGATGTTCTTAATCTACAAGTATGACTGCACACTTGATTACCCAAATCATAATGTTAAATCACATGGTTCACTACTTAATTGTTGTCTACTTGTTTTACTCATATACTCATTTTACAAGTACTAGTAGAATCATTAGTAATGCTAAGTAATATTTATTCCCAAATGACGTGTCAGACAcgttgattttaattggatggtttatatgtatatagggGTCCCCGTTATTATTAGTGTGAGTATAACTAATAATACAATgcgggaattttttttttttgggtactTATCATTTTCCAGTGAAATACGAGGATTATATTGGTGATTAAGGCAGCATTGATGTTCGAATACACAAAGCTTTTATATTGAAACAAGGAATGTTTTGAAAATCAACAAGTGTAGCTGTGTAGGAGAAATACTTACATAACTTCCTAGTCCCTTGTGTACAGCCCTTTTTTTGTTAGGTTATGTCTACTCATAATCGGGCACTTTACGTTTTGGTTCATTaaatttcttgcattttcttcGTTTAAATTCAGAACGTGTTCGTGCTGTAGTCATGGATTCCGGGTTGCAAAAAACTGTCACCAAACGACCTAGGTTTTCGGAGGATGTCAGCAGGTGCAACAACCAAGATATGATTAGCAATCTACCTGATGCACTAATTTCTCACATACTTTCATTCTTGCCAACAAAGTATGCTGTAGGAACTACTATATTATCGAAAAGATGGAACTATCTTTGGACCTCTGTCAAGAACCTTGACTTTAATTCCTCCTTGATTCTCAATATCGGTCGGGGTTATTACGCCAGTTCTGATGAATTTATGAAATCCTTTGTGGAATTTGTTGAACGGGTACTTTTTTTTCATGATGGAATGTCTGTTGATAAATTATGTATTTCTTCAAGATCCAGAGTGTGTGATAATCAGATTTATACTTGGGTATCCGCTGTATTACCATGTCACCTGAAAGAACTTCAAGTTACTTCCACATCAGTTCGTCAAACGCCTTCATCAGAACTGTGGCAAGTTGATTTGCCTTGGAGTCTGTTTACATGTAAGACATTAACCACTTTAAAGTTGTGTGGGGGATTTGTGCTACGTATTCCAACTCGTGTATGTCTTCCTGCACTTAAGATCCTCCATCTGGATTCTGTTATATACGTAGATGATGTTTCCATACAGAATCTACTTTCTGGTTGCCCTGTACTAGAGGATCTGGATATAGAGAGACGCAATTGGGACGGTGTTCAGGTCATTGATATAACTTCCCCCACTCTGAAAAGATTTTCGTTGCAGTTCTTTTTGTATGATCATTTTGGAAGATTCCCGTACAAGATCTCTGTTTCTGCTCCCAGTCTTCTGTATCTGAAATTGGCTGATAATATGGCAGTGAAGTATTCTGTGGATAAAATGCCATCTTTAGTTGAAGCACAAATTGGTATCTATAACTATAATTCTCCTTCTTCACTTAAGCTTGTTAAAGAAGTTGCTCATGTTAGGGTATTGCAGTTGTCTGGAAAGATTTTGGAGGTAGCaacctgtttttttttttttttaactgcaCGAAATCAACCAGATGTTCCATGCTTGATTTTTCTTGAAGAAATCCTATTAAATTGTACTTATCTGTTACAGTTCATTGAATCTGCTAAGAACTATAAATTTCCGCTGTTTCACAATCTTGTGCGTTTGGAGTTGGGGGCTAAC is a window from the Daucus carota subsp. sativus chromosome 8, DH1 v3.0, whole genome shotgun sequence genome containing:
- the LOC108199561 gene encoding protein FAR1-RELATED SEQUENCE 7 isoform X2, with translation MNRQEFTNAMTVKSKQNGLELINFDGHRVNEGESNVEIYVGLEFDSAEDAQEFYSLYAAHLGFRIRVGQLYRSRTDGSVISRRFVCSKEGFQTNARTGCPAFVRVQKNDNERWAIANIHTEHNHELELPGQICPPQTQRKPLPATRAEPVSTRTGIRSHEWDNPPNVIDLKRHKREEAEGESTVGFSGDPYKGLEFGSADEAYRFYHSYAANVGFRVRIGQLFRSKNDGSITSRRFVCSKEGHQHPSRVGCSAFMRIQRQETGLWVVDRLLLEHNHELSFPTEATKKRSGASKVCKEEVMGELENLDLVETNGGFSLVKRGRESNIGSDWYGVLLEYFQSRQAEDLGFFYAIEADEGKCMNVFWADGRSRFSCSQFGDTVFFDTTYRRFSYTVPFASFVGVNHHRQPVLMGCALIADESEESFTWVFQSWLKAMAGRYPLSIIADQDKAIQHSIANVFPGTHHRFSASQIMVKEQENLGALLSMDNEFRYEYETCVSQCQTGNEFDSAWNRLVTKYNLRENIWLKEMYRMRKSWVPLYLRGTFFAGILVDGSMKPYFGTLLTAQTPLNEFLLRYEKGLEQRREEERKEDFNSFNIQVALHTKDPIEEQCRRLYTITMFKVFQKELLECYGYVGIKLNMEGVISRFMVQKCGNGDERSTVAVNASNLNISCSCRMFECEGILCRHALKVFQIMNVRELPSRYILHRWTKNAKYGILRDTDSGGGQDYKALMLWSLREEAGSYIEAGVTSLEKYKLAFEIIQEGRRTLSWPS
- the LOC108197693 gene encoding F-box/LRR-repeat protein At4g14103-like isoform X2, coding for MDSGLQKTVTKRPRFSEDVSRCNNQDMISNLPDALISHILSFLPTKYAVGTTILSKRWNYLWTSVKNLDFNSSLILNIGRGYYASSDEFMKSFVEFVERVLFFHDGMSVDKLCISSRSRVCDNQIYTWVSAVLPCHLKELQVTSTSVRQTPSSELWQVDLPWSLFTCKTLTTLKLCGGFVLRIPTRVCLPALKILHLDSVIYVDDVSIQNLLSGCPVLEDLDIERRNWDGVQVIDITSPTLKRFSLQFFLYDHFGRFPYKISVSAPSLLYLKLADNMAVKYSVDKMPSLVEAQIGIYNYNSPSSLKLVKEVAHVRVLQLSGKILEFIESAKNYKFPLFHNLVRLELGANKEAGWDLLAELLQSTPNLEVLVFPRGLVKRISSSKKPYFQFEWDPPETVPGCLLLSLKMIIIHDFFGKNCEMDLVEYLLENAKVLKQMTIYFLNFKRQESCQRNLLRCRRGSPTCKLELILKEEHVKIGDTYDRYILPNLRGACENRGYI
- the LOC108197693 gene encoding F-box/LRR-repeat protein At4g14103-like isoform X1; the protein is MDSGLQKTVTKRPRFSEDVSRCNNQDMISNLPDALISHILSFLPTKYAVGTTILSKRWNYLWTSVKNLDFNSSLILNIGRGYYASSDEFMKSFVEFVERVLFFHDGMSVDKLCISSRSRVCDNQIYTWVSAVLPCHLKELQVTSTSVRQTPSSELWQVDLPWSLFTCKTLTTLKLCGGFVLRIPTRVCLPALKILHLDSVIYVDDVSIQNLLSGCPVLEDLDIERRNWDGVQVIDITSPTLKRFSLQFFLYDHFGRFPYKISVSAPSLLYLKLADNMAVKYSVDKMPSLVEAQIGIYNYNSPSSLKLVKEVAHVRVLQLSGKILEFIESAKNYKFPLFHNLVRLELGANKEAGWDLLAELLQSTPNLEVLVFPRGLVKRISSSKKPYFQFEWDPPETVPGCLLLSLKMIIIHDFFGKNCEMDLVEYLLENAKVLKQMTIYFLNFKRQESCQRNLLRCRRGSPTCKLELILKEEHVKIGDTYDRYILPNLRGALLVLAHYGTAQQECKFFKLIRKSLLYYIL
- the LOC108199561 gene encoding protein FAR1-RELATED SEQUENCE 7 isoform X1: MQDQSQDIEFFKFQYEDTDMNRQEFTNAMTVKSKQNGLELINFDGHRVNEGESNVEIYVGLEFDSAEDAQEFYSLYAAHLGFRIRVGQLYRSRTDGSVISRRFVCSKEGFQTNARTGCPAFVRVQKNDNERWAIANIHTEHNHELELPGQICPPQTQRKPLPATRAEPVSTRTGIRSHEWDNPPNVIDLKRHKREEAEGESTVGFSGDPYKGLEFGSADEAYRFYHSYAANVGFRVRIGQLFRSKNDGSITSRRFVCSKEGHQHPSRVGCSAFMRIQRQETGLWVVDRLLLEHNHELSFPTEATKKRSGASKVCKEEVMGELENLDLVETNGGFSLVKRGRESNIGSDWYGVLLEYFQSRQAEDLGFFYAIEADEGKCMNVFWADGRSRFSCSQFGDTVFFDTTYRRFSYTVPFASFVGVNHHRQPVLMGCALIADESEESFTWVFQSWLKAMAGRYPLSIIADQDKAIQHSIANVFPGTHHRFSASQIMVKEQENLGALLSMDNEFRYEYETCVSQCQTGNEFDSAWNRLVTKYNLRENIWLKEMYRMRKSWVPLYLRGTFFAGILVDGSMKPYFGTLLTAQTPLNEFLLRYEKGLEQRREEERKEDFNSFNIQVALHTKDPIEEQCRRLYTITMFKVFQKELLECYGYVGIKLNMEGVISRFMVQKCGNGDERSTVAVNASNLNISCSCRMFECEGILCRHALKVFQIMNVRELPSRYILHRWTKNAKYGILRDTDSGGGQDYKALMLWSLREEAGSYIEAGVTSLEKYKLAFEIIQEGRRTLSWPS